One Alphaproteobacteria bacterium HT1-32 genomic region harbors:
- a CDS encoding glutathione S-transferase — MLKILGRANSSNVRKVLWAATELGQAFERSDVGGPFGGNDTPDYLRMNPTGLVPTLIDGDVIVWESNAIIRYLGAKYGAGSLWPTDIAVRADADKWMDWQIFTLAGPMTHLLHSHMGTPGRAGTPESIAAAESELVKHWTVLEKGLEGRDFIAGDQLTMGDIPPGFFINRWRQLAKNQPEFPNISAWHERLKQREGYKKHIVDAGI; from the coding sequence ATGTTGAAAATTCTAGGTCGCGCAAATTCATCGAATGTGCGCAAGGTTCTTTGGGCTGCAACAGAACTCGGACAGGCGTTCGAGCGCAGCGATGTCGGCGGCCCCTTTGGCGGCAATGACACACCTGACTATCTTCGTATGAACCCGACGGGTCTGGTGCCAACGCTGATTGATGGCGATGTCATCGTCTGGGAATCGAATGCGATCATTCGCTATCTCGGCGCGAAATACGGTGCCGGTTCACTCTGGCCGACCGATATTGCGGTACGCGCTGATGCCGACAAATGGATGGACTGGCAGATTTTCACACTCGCCGGGCCAATGACGCACCTGCTTCACAGCCATATGGGGACGCCGGGCCGTGCCGGAACGCCGGAAAGCATCGCCGCCGCCGAGTCGGAACTGGTGAAGCACTGGACGGTTCTGGAAAAAGGCCTGGAAGGTCGTGATTTCATTGCCGGTGACCAGTTGACGATGGGTGATATCCCACCGGGTTTCTTCATTAATCGCTGGCGCCAGCTGGCCAAAAACCAGCCGGAATTCCCGAATATTTCGGCCTGGCATGAGCGGCTGAAGCAGCGGGAAGGCTATAAAAAGCATATCGTCGACGCTGGTATCTGA
- a CDS encoding succinate dehydrogenase/fumarate reductase iron-sulfur subunit — MKVKVWRGKDSGDWQHYEVPHRASQTILDVVTYIQRHLDDTLSYRFACRVGMCGSCAMTVNGKPRWTCRTHVSRVVEDGEVSIAPLRNMPVIKDLACDMTEFFAKWQRAEGKFNGTRTRHEKMNPVDPTSTARQAASAGIECINCAVCYSACDVVSWNSEYLGPAALNRAWTLLNDERDDSQTERLKAVATDAGCHSCHSQGSCAVHCPVGLNPSLSIAGLKRESAKALLQGKLK; from the coding sequence ATGAAGGTGAAGGTCTGGCGCGGCAAGGACAGCGGCGACTGGCAGCATTATGAAGTACCGCATCGGGCCAGCCAGACGATTCTGGATGTTGTGACCTACATTCAGCGTCATCTTGATGACACCCTGTCTTATCGCTTTGCCTGCCGTGTCGGTATGTGCGGCTCCTGCGCCATGACGGTGAACGGCAAGCCGCGCTGGACCTGTCGCACGCATGTCTCCCGCGTGGTCGAGGACGGCGAAGTCAGCATTGCACCGCTCCGCAACATGCCGGTCATCAAGGATCTGGCCTGTGACATGACGGAGTTCTTCGCAAAGTGGCAGCGCGCGGAAGGAAAGTTCAACGGCACGCGCACCCGGCATGAGAAAATGAATCCGGTCGACCCGACCAGCACCGCCCGTCAGGCAGCCTCTGCCGGTATCGAATGCATCAATTGTGCTGTCTGTTATTCGGCCTGCGATGTTGTCTCCTGGAATTCGGAATATCTTGGTCCGGCCGCTCTCAACCGGGCATGGACGCTGCTGAATGACGAGCGTGACGACAGCCAGACAGAACGCCTGAAAGCCGTCGCAACGGATGCCGGCTGTCATTCCTGCCACAGTCAGGGCAGTTGCGCGGTGCATTGTCCTGTTGGCCTGAATCCGTCGCTGTCGATTGCCGGTCTGAAACGGGAATCTGCCAAGGCGCTGCTGCAGGGGAAACTGAAATGA
- a CDS encoding succinate dehydrogenase, producing MTSAWLYILQRASAMIMAPLVIAHLLLIIYAMRGGITAGEILSRTQGSVGWAIFYGLFVVSAAIHAPIGVRNVLAEMAGLKGRAVDLLMAGFAVLLLIIGLRAVYGVVAI from the coding sequence ATGACCTCTGCCTGGCTTTACATTCTGCAACGCGCCTCCGCCATGATCATGGCGCCGCTGGTGATCGCGCATCTGCTGCTGATCATCTATGCCATGCGGGGCGGCATCACGGCTGGTGAGATCCTGTCACGCACACAGGGAAGCGTCGGCTGGGCCATATTCTATGGTCTGTTTGTCGTCTCTGCTGCCATTCATGCACCGATCGGCGTCCGCAACGTGCTGGCAGAAATGGCGGGACTTAAAGGCCGGGCCGTTGATCTGCTGATGGCCGGCTTTGCTGTTCTGTTGCTTATCATTGGCCTGCGTGCCGTCTACGGAGTGGTAGCAATATGA
- a CDS encoding NADH-quinone oxidoreductase subunit A (Catalyzes the transfer of electrons from NADH to quinone): MDDLLMEYLPILIFLGIAIGLAAIILIASYVVAPQRPDAEKLSAYECGFDAFDDARNKFDVRFYLVAILFIIFDLEVAFLFPWAVSLGDIGLFGFWSMVVFLGILTIGFIYEWKKGALEWE, translated from the coding sequence ATGGACGACCTTTTGATGGAATATTTACCGATCCTGATTTTCCTCGGGATTGCCATCGGTCTTGCGGCGATCATTCTGATTGCTTCCTATGTCGTTGCTCCGCAGCGACCTGACGCAGAAAAACTATCCGCCTATGAGTGCGGATTTGATGCTTTTGACGATGCCCGTAACAAATTCGATGTCCGGTTCTATCTCGTTGCGATCCTGTTCATCATTTTTGATCTGGAAGTTGCCTTCCTGTTTCCCTGGGCAGTATCACTCGGAGACATCGGACTCTTCGGTTTCTGGTCGATGGTTGTCTTCCTCGGCATCCTGACCATCGGCTTTATCTATGAATGGAAAAAAGGTGCTCTGGAATGGGAGTGA
- a CDS encoding NADH-quinone oxidoreductase subunit B: MEKRCSGMGVIENPARSAAQPLAPGAEQDALLNTIGDEIQNKGFVLANVDKLVNWARSGSLWPMTFGLACCAVEMMHTACSRYDMDRFGVVFRPSPRQSDVMIVAGTLTNKMAPALRKVYDQMAEPRWVISMGSCANGGGYYHYSYSVVRGCDRIVPVDIYVPGCPPTAEALLYGIMQLQRKIKRTGTIAR, translated from the coding sequence ATGGAAAAAAGGTGCTCTGGAATGGGAGTGATCGAAAACCCCGCCCGTTCGGCCGCCCAGCCGCTTGCACCCGGTGCTGAGCAGGACGCGCTTCTCAACACCATCGGTGATGAAATTCAGAACAAGGGCTTTGTCCTGGCCAATGTCGACAAGCTGGTAAACTGGGCACGCTCCGGATCACTCTGGCCGATGACCTTTGGTCTGGCCTGCTGTGCCGTCGAGATGATGCATACCGCCTGTTCACGTTATGACATGGACCGGTTCGGCGTGGTTTTCCGCCCGTCTCCCCGTCAGTCAGATGTCATGATCGTTGCCGGCACCCTGACCAACAAGATGGCTCCCGCTCTCCGCAAGGTCTATGACCAGATGGCTGAGCCCCGCTGGGTCATTTCAATGGGCAGCTGTGCCAATGGTGGCGGCTATTATCATTACAGTTATTCGGTGGTTCGCGGCTGCGACCGGATTGTTCCGGTCGACATTTATGTCCCGGGCTGCCCACCGACAGCCGAAGCGCTGCTGTACGGCATCATGCAGTTGCAGCGCAAAATCAAACGCACTGGCACAATCGCCCGATAA
- a CDS encoding FAD-dependent oxidoreductase codes for MTETIEQFDTDILIIGSGGAGLFAALHAQKAAPDLEVTLAVKGLIGKCGCTRMVQGGYNVALNPADSIERHFMDTIVGGKWLPDQDLAWRLVTTAIERIHELENELGCFFDRNPDGSLHQKAFAGQSFDRTVHKGDLTGIEIINRLMEQVMRNPLRRLEECRAIALIKTPAGDALSGVVMIDMRTGKFFFVRAKAVLLASGGGPTMYLYHTPSGDKTCDGMAMALDAGLELRDMEMVQFHPTGLLAGTDTRMTGTVLEEGLRGAGGYLLNGDGERFMLDYDPAGERATRDVVSRGIYAEMRNGKTTPNGGVYIEMKHLGPENVAKRFKGMVERCADSGFDLAGDRVEVVPTAHYMMGGMVFHGDCETKIDGLFIAGEDAGGVHGANRLGGNGVANSTVFGGIAGDAMAAYVKSGKGGLRDPDRSAIDAAIAKAIAPFAKKKGNINGLRERLYNVMWDDVGIIRDHEGLTRATSQLDDIAAELAESGVDDTDRAFNLTWHDRLNMDSLVEISRAIAFASLAREDSRGAHYRADFPEAGDLNTTAYTVVTKEEGAFKATTRPVEFTIVRPGESLIGDDIGAPPAAASNTAP; via the coding sequence ATGACCGAGACGATTGAACAATTCGACACAGATATCCTGATCATCGGCTCCGGTGGGGCAGGGCTGTTTGCTGCCCTCCATGCCCAGAAGGCGGCTCCTGATCTTGAAGTTACTCTGGCGGTCAAGGGACTGATCGGCAAATGCGGCTGCACCCGTATGGTGCAGGGTGGCTATAATGTGGCACTGAACCCTGCGGATTCCATTGAACGTCACTTCATGGACACCATCGTCGGCGGCAAATGGCTGCCCGATCAGGATCTCGCCTGGCGGCTGGTGACAACCGCGATTGAACGTATCCATGAGCTTGAAAATGAACTCGGCTGCTTCTTTGACCGCAACCCCGATGGCTCTCTGCATCAGAAAGCCTTCGCCGGGCAGAGCTTTGACCGCACCGTTCATAAAGGCGATCTGACGGGAATCGAGATCATCAACCGGCTGATGGAGCAGGTGATGCGCAATCCGCTGCGCCGGCTGGAAGAATGCCGGGCCATTGCGCTGATCAAAACCCCCGCTGGTGACGCGCTTTCCGGCGTCGTGATGATCGATATGCGGACCGGTAAATTCTTCTTCGTTCGTGCCAAGGCTGTGCTGCTGGCCAGTGGTGGCGGGCCAACCATGTATCTTTATCACACGCCTTCGGGCGACAAGACCTGCGACGGTATGGCCATGGCGCTTGATGCCGGGCTGGAACTGCGCGACATGGAAATGGTCCAGTTCCATCCGACTGGCCTGCTGGCCGGAACCGACACCCGCATGACCGGAACGGTGCTGGAAGAGGGACTGCGCGGGGCCGGCGGTTATCTGCTGAATGGTGATGGCGAGCGTTTCATGCTGGATTACGATCCGGCCGGTGAACGCGCCACCCGCGACGTGGTCTCCCGTGGCATCTATGCTGAAATGCGCAACGGCAAGACAACCCCGAACGGCGGGGTCTATATCGAAATGAAGCATCTCGGCCCGGAAAACGTGGCCAAACGCTTCAAGGGCATGGTCGAACGGTGCGCCGACAGCGGTTTTGATCTTGCCGGTGACCGCGTTGAAGTCGTGCCAACGGCCCATTACATGATGGGGGGCATGGTTTTCCACGGTGACTGTGAAACCAAGATTGATGGCCTGTTCATCGCGGGCGAAGATGCGGGCGGTGTCCACGGGGCTAACCGTCTGGGCGGCAACGGGGTCGCAAACTCCACCGTCTTTGGCGGCATTGCCGGTGATGCAATGGCTGCTTACGTCAAATCAGGCAAAGGTGGCCTGCGTGATCCGGACCGCTCTGCCATTGATGCGGCCATTGCAAAGGCGATCGCGCCTTTTGCCAAGAAGAAAGGCAATATCAATGGATTGCGGGAACGTCTTTACAATGTGATGTGGGATGATGTCGGCATTATCCGTGACCACGAAGGACTGACCCGAGCCACAAGCCAGCTTGATGATATTGCTGCCGAGCTTGCCGAGTCCGGTGTCGACGATACAGACCGCGCCTTCAATCTGACCTGGCATGACCGCCTGAACATGGACAGCCTGGTCGAGATCAGCCGCGCCATCGCCTTTGCCTCGCTGGCACGTGAAGACAGTCGCGGTGCACATTACCGGGCAGATTTTCCAGAAGCCGGCGATCTGAACACGACAGCCTATACCGTTGTGACCAAGGAAGAGGGGGCCTTCAAAGCAACCACCCGACCGGTCGAATTTACCATCGTCCGTCCGGGTGAAAGCCTGATCGGCGACGATATCGGTGCCCCGCCGGCGGCCGCCAGTAACACAGCGCCTTAA
- a CDS encoding fumarate hydratase translates to MIDQKLIQSTGEKLMEKAGIEIPDDYLTGVKAMANAEDGELSAFVLRAMLENYEAAKQDRRAMCADTGVPRWYVKIGNDAKLAGGPIAMEAAIRKATATATHDIPLRPNRVHPLWRTDHNNNVGLNAPEIEYSFEPDADWIDLTSVHKGGLFGTDYRMLFPGDGIDGIKRFYLDTLVSFGKRGLACQPAIIGVGLGGSKDTTMVLGKQAACLRTVGDRNPDPKVAALELELQEIGNNIGMGAMGFVGKSMVVDCHIECGFTHTGGMPMSVHAFCLSSRRATARIYNDGRVEYRTDPEWFTPYMRRETVEWSPKADGLKKSG, encoded by the coding sequence ATGATTGATCAGAAGCTTATTCAGTCCACCGGCGAGAAGCTGATGGAAAAAGCCGGGATCGAAATTCCGGATGATTACCTCACCGGCGTGAAGGCCATGGCCAACGCCGAAGATGGCGAACTTTCGGCATTCGTTCTGCGGGCAATGCTGGAGAATTACGAAGCCGCGAAACAGGACCGCCGGGCCATGTGTGCAGATACCGGCGTGCCGCGCTGGTATGTGAAGATCGGCAATGACGCAAAACTGGCAGGTGGTCCAATTGCGATGGAAGCTGCCATTCGCAAGGCAACGGCGACGGCGACACATGATATTCCGTTACGGCCAAACCGGGTGCATCCGCTCTGGCGCACCGATCACAACAACAATGTCGGCCTTAACGCACCGGAAATCGAATACAGTTTTGAACCGGATGCCGACTGGATCGACCTGACCAGCGTTCATAAGGGCGGTCTGTTCGGAACCGATTACCGGATGCTGTTTCCGGGCGACGGAATTGACGGCATCAAGCGTTTCTATCTCGACACGCTGGTGTCATTCGGCAAACGCGGTCTGGCCTGTCAGCCGGCGATCATCGGTGTTGGTCTTGGCGGCTCCAAGGATACAACGATGGTGCTGGGCAAGCAGGCTGCCTGCCTGCGTACCGTTGGTGACCGCAATCCGGATCCGAAGGTTGCCGCGCTGGAGCTCGAACTTCAGGAAATCGGCAATAATATCGGCATGGGAGCCATGGGCTTCGTTGGCAAGTCGATGGTCGTCGATTGTCATATCGAATGTGGCTTCACCCATACCGGCGGTATGCCGATGAGTGTCCATGCCTTCTGTCTGTCGTCACGGCGGGCAACGGCACGTATCTATAATGATGGCCGGGTCGAATATCGCACCGATCCGGAATGGTTCACCCCCTACATGAGACGGGAGACGGTCGAATGGTCACCAAAAGCGGACGGCTTAAAGAAGTCCGGATAA
- a CDS encoding NADH-quinone oxidoreductase subunit C, producing MADETLTDLGEFISGAQANDVTGFDVKNGELTLTVLPAGINRVLRFLRDDTNCKFTTLVDLCGADYPDREKRFEVVYHLLSITQNLRVRLKVSTDEDTPVLSVVEVFPAAGWFERETWDLYGIYFSGNPDLRRIMTDYGFEGHPLRKDFPLTGYVELRYDDEQKRVVYEPVKLTQDFRSFDFMSPWEGAKHILPGDEKAETKQAGDD from the coding sequence ATGGCAGACGAAACCCTGACCGACCTCGGCGAGTTTATCTCCGGCGCGCAAGCCAACGATGTCACTGGCTTTGACGTGAAGAACGGAGAACTTACGCTGACGGTTCTTCCCGCCGGTATCAACCGCGTCCTGCGCTTTCTCCGGGATGATACGAACTGCAAGTTCACGACTCTTGTTGATCTGTGTGGCGCTGATTATCCGGATCGCGAGAAACGCTTCGAGGTCGTATATCACCTGCTCAGCATCACCCAGAACCTGCGGGTGCGGCTCAAGGTCTCAACCGACGAAGACACGCCGGTGCTTTCCGTTGTCGAAGTCTTTCCGGCCGCCGGCTGGTTCGAGCGCGAAACGTGGGATCTGTACGGTATCTATTTCTCCGGCAATCCGGACCTTCGCCGCATCATGACCGACTATGGATTTGAAGGTCATCCGCTGCGCAAGGATTTCCCGCTGACCGGATATGTTGAATTGCGTTACGACGATGAACAGAAGCGCGTGGTCTACGAGCCGGTCAAGCTGACCCAGGACTTCCGCAGCTTTGATTTCATGAGTCCCTGGGAAGGGGCCAAGCATATTCTGCCAGGCGACGAAAAAGCCGAAACGAAGCAAGCGGGTGACGACTGA
- a CDS encoding NADH-quinone oxidoreductase subunit D, which yields MPEQQIENFQINFGPQHPAAHGVLRLVLEMDGEVVDRADPHIGLLHRGTEKLIEHKTYLQAVPYFDRLDYVAPMNQEHAFALAVEKLLGITPPPRGQAIRVLYAEIGRILNHLLNITTFALDVGAMTPLLYAFEDRELLMEFYERASGARLHAAYFRPGGVAFDLPPGLIDDILKFCDHFPETMDTMEGLLTENRIYKQRTVDIGVVSAEDAQAWGFTGVMLRGSGVPWDLRKAQPYDGYETYDFDIPVGVHGDCYDRYVCRMEEMKQSVSIIRQACERIQKHAGEPVKVENNKISPPSRAKMKQSMEALIHHFKLYTEGYHVPAGETYTAVEAPKGEFGVYLVSDGSNKPYRCKIRAPGFPHLQGIDFLSKGHMLADVVAIIGSLDIVFGEIDR from the coding sequence ATGCCTGAACAGCAGATTGAGAATTTCCAGATCAACTTCGGACCGCAGCACCCTGCGGCCCACGGCGTGTTGCGTCTGGTACTGGAAATGGATGGCGAGGTGGTCGACCGCGCTGATCCGCATATCGGCCTGCTGCATCGCGGCACCGAGAAGCTGATCGAGCACAAGACCTATCTGCAGGCCGTACCTTACTTTGACCGGCTCGACTACGTCGCGCCGATGAATCAGGAGCACGCTTTCGCGCTGGCTGTCGAGAAACTGCTCGGCATCACGCCGCCGCCGCGAGGTCAGGCCATCCGGGTGCTTTATGCCGAGATCGGTCGCATTCTGAACCATTTGCTGAACATCACGACCTTCGCGCTGGATGTCGGGGCCATGACCCCGCTGCTCTATGCCTTCGAAGACCGCGAACTGCTGATGGAATTCTACGAACGCGCTTCCGGTGCCCGTCTGCATGCTGCCTATTTCCGCCCCGGCGGGGTTGCCTTCGACCTGCCGCCGGGCCTGATCGACGATATCCTCAAATTCTGCGATCACTTCCCGGAAACCATGGACACCATGGAAGGGCTGCTGACCGAAAATCGTATCTACAAACAGCGGACCGTCGATATCGGTGTGGTCAGCGCTGAAGATGCACAGGCATGGGGCTTCACCGGCGTTATGCTGCGCGGGTCCGGCGTGCCCTGGGATCTGCGCAAGGCTCAGCCTTATGACGGCTACGAAACCTATGACTTTGATATTCCCGTTGGTGTGCACGGTGATTGCTATGATCGCTATGTCTGCCGCATGGAAGAAATGAAGCAGAGTGTTTCAATCATCCGTCAGGCCTGCGAACGCATTCAGAAACATGCCGGTGAGCCTGTGAAGGTTGAGAACAACAAGATATCTCCGCCGTCACGGGCGAAGATGAAGCAATCGATGGAAGCACTGATCCATCACTTCAAACTGTATACCGAAGGCTATCATGTGCCGGCGGGCGAAACCTATACAGCCGTTGAAGCGCCGAAAGGCGAGTTCGGGGTGTATCTGGTTTCAGATGGCAGCAACAAGCCATACCGCTGCAAGATCCGGGCACCCGGATTTCCACATCTGCAGGGAATCGATTTCCTGTCCAAGGGCCATATGCTGGCCGATGTCGTCGCCATCATCGGTTCACTAGATATCGTGTTCGGGGAGATTGACCGGTGA
- a CDS encoding succinate dehydrogenase gives MISGRHKHRYWWAFAGHRISGVALAIFLPFHFLLLGTAIDGDVTMDSYLALADNMLAKIAEMGLVFFLTIHLVFGLRVLLIELVSWRPWQKDLIAFGVAMATLMAAGFILIAS, from the coding sequence ATGATTTCCGGCCGACATAAACATCGTTACTGGTGGGCATTTGCCGGGCATCGCATTTCCGGTGTCGCCCTGGCAATCTTCCTGCCGTTCCACTTCCTGCTGCTGGGCACGGCCATTGATGGTGATGTCACCATGGACAGCTATCTCGCGCTGGCGGACAACATGCTGGCAAAAATCGCCGAGATGGGGCTGGTATTTTTCCTCACCATTCATCTGGTATTCGGCCTTCGGGTCCTGCTGATCGAGCTGGTTTCCTGGCGCCCCTGGCAAAAAGACCTGATCGCTTTCGGTGTCGCCATGGCGACCCTGATGGCAGCCGGTTTCATACTGATAGCGAGCTGA
- a CDS encoding fumarate hydratase — MVTKSGRLKEVRINTPVSAEDIAKLELGDVVYLDGIIYTAREGVYERILGAGEKPPVDIAALTNVNFHCSPAARVNDDGSFTIGAVTATASFRFSKWLPQWFETSGCKVIIGKGGMSSEDYKNIFVPNGATYLTTVGYGTGALLGRGIRKIRDAVWLDDLGIAQAMWILEVEKFGPFIVDCDREGNSLFEEQNAAVAGQIEGLYEGLKRPALHRYGETDDRKEELI; from the coding sequence ATGGTCACCAAAAGCGGACGGCTTAAAGAAGTCCGGATAAACACACCGGTCTCTGCGGAAGATATCGCAAAGCTGGAACTCGGCGATGTCGTCTATCTGGACGGTATTATCTATACGGCACGTGAAGGCGTGTATGAACGGATTCTCGGGGCAGGGGAAAAGCCGCCAGTCGATATCGCGGCGCTCACCAACGTGAATTTCCACTGTTCGCCTGCTGCCCGGGTGAATGACGATGGCAGCTTTACAATTGGTGCTGTGACAGCAACCGCCAGCTTCAGGTTCTCGAAATGGCTGCCCCAGTGGTTTGAAACCTCCGGCTGCAAGGTCATCATCGGCAAGGGCGGCATGAGCAGCGAAGATTACAAGAATATCTTCGTGCCGAACGGGGCAACATACCTGACCACGGTAGGATACGGAACCGGCGCCCTGCTGGGACGGGGGATTCGGAAAATTCGTGATGCGGTCTGGCTTGATGACCTCGGCATTGCCCAGGCCATGTGGATTCTGGAAGTCGAAAAATTCGGCCCCTTCATCGTTGATTGCGACCGTGAAGGAAACAGCCTGTTCGAGGAACAGAATGCCGCTGTCGCCGGGCAGATCGAAGGCCTGTACGAAGGTCTGAAACGCCCGGCTCTTCATCGCTACGGCGAAACCGATGATCGCAAGGAAGAGCTGATCTGA
- a CDS encoding LysR family transcriptional regulator — MSVRYLRTFIAIAESGTFASAAHVVGITQSAVSMQMRALEDELRCELFDRTKRPPTLNAYGKALLPKAREIVFLYDQMTEAASSRDALAGMLELGAVPTTLTGLLPRTLAGLRTRHPRLKVRIAQNMATELIHMVDRGEIDAAIVSEAAQTPPGLRVRPFASEQLMVVAPLDAPYNTDVELLEKLPYIRFSRHATVGRMIQRELRNRNIKVSESMELASMEAITQMVYHGLGVSVLPERSVEEPRPLPIKKVPFGSPPPERVLALVEREESPKTPLIDAVFVEIEKLVGGSRSLEQP, encoded by the coding sequence ATGAGCGTCAGATATCTCCGCACCTTCATCGCCATTGCGGAAAGCGGCACCTTTGCGAGCGCCGCACATGTGGTCGGCATTACCCAGTCCGCAGTCAGCATGCAGATGCGCGCCCTTGAAGACGAACTGCGCTGCGAGCTATTCGACCGCACCAAACGGCCGCCAACCCTGAACGCCTATGGCAAGGCCCTGCTGCCAAAAGCCCGGGAAATTGTCTTTCTTTATGATCAGATGACGGAAGCGGCCTCCAGTCGGGATGCCCTGGCCGGAATGCTCGAACTGGGTGCGGTACCAACAACCCTGACCGGACTGTTACCGCGAACACTGGCGGGTTTGCGCACCCGTCATCCGCGGCTCAAGGTCCGGATTGCCCAGAACATGGCGACAGAACTGATCCATATGGTCGACCGTGGTGAAATCGACGCGGCAATTGTCAGCGAAGCTGCCCAGACACCGCCGGGGCTTCGCGTCCGCCCGTTTGCCAGCGAGCAACTGATGGTCGTGGCACCGCTGGATGCGCCCTACAACACCGACGTCGAACTGCTTGAAAAGCTGCCTTACATACGTTTCAGCCGCCATGCGACTGTCGGCCGGATGATTCAGCGGGAGTTGAGAAACCGGAATATCAAGGTGTCTGAAAGCATGGAACTCGCCTCCATGGAGGCGATTACGCAGATGGTGTATCACGGCCTTGGCGTCAGCGTCTTGCCGGAGCGGTCTGTTGAGGAACCGCGCCCGCTGCCGATCAAGAAAGTGCCCTTTGGTTCGCCTCCGCCAGAGCGTGTCCTGGCCCTGGTCGAGCGCGAGGAGTCACCAAAAACGCCGCTGATAGATGCAGTATTTGTGGAGATAGAAAAACTGGTAGGCGGAAGTCGGAGCCTTGAGCAGCCATAA
- the nuoE gene encoding NADH-quinone oxidoreductase subunit NuoE, producing MSDSFEFTADNLAQAKTIIGRYPEGFQASAVMPLLFMAQRQNANHLTVPAIEYVAEMLSMPVIRVMEVATFYTMYNLDPVGTHMIEVCTTTPCWLRGSSKIVDACKKELGIGIGETTDDGKFTLKEAECLGACVNAPMCQIGDHYYEDLSEETMVEIIKALRDGKEPKAGTQIDRYTSAPAGGLTTLTGDQIKPELRSDGAFDGDD from the coding sequence GTGAGCGACTCATTTGAATTTACAGCCGACAATCTGGCGCAGGCAAAGACGATCATTGGCCGCTATCCGGAAGGTTTTCAGGCCAGTGCGGTGATGCCGCTGCTGTTTATGGCGCAACGCCAGAATGCCAATCACCTGACCGTTCCGGCAATTGAATATGTCGCGGAAATGCTGTCGATGCCGGTGATTCGCGTCATGGAAGTCGCGACCTTCTACACGATGTACAATCTCGACCCGGTCGGGACACATATGATTGAGGTCTGCACCACCACGCCATGCTGGCTGCGCGGCTCGTCGAAAATTGTCGATGCCTGCAAGAAAGAACTCGGTATCGGTATCGGTGAGACAACCGATGACGGCAAGTTCACGCTGAAGGAAGCCGAATGCCTGGGGGCCTGCGTCAATGCCCCGATGTGCCAGATTGGCGATCATTATTATGAAGACCTCAGCGAAGAAACGATGGTCGAGATCATCAAGGCGCTGCGTGATGGCAAGGAACCGAAGGCCGGTACGCAGATTGACCGGTATACCTCAGCCCCCGCAGGCGGCCTGACAACGCTGACCGGTGACCAAATCAAGCCGGAACTGCGCAGCGATGGCGCGTTCGATGGAGATGACTGA